A window of the Arachis duranensis cultivar V14167 chromosome 5, aradu.V14167.gnm2.J7QH, whole genome shotgun sequence genome harbors these coding sequences:
- the LOC107490044 gene encoding protein kinase PVPK-1, whose translation MESPANGVVESLSEVQNSVSVAQQHDPPSTSGTPRPTRPPLRPSRNHVHGPSSMPHSASHHHSHGSKSIIHHQNTYVVNQKHSYLEGENADHEGLPSKSCIKQSFDDSKTCDSSVIFESDIDTSISGPSRRAVGNHSRSYCPSEVTFYASPQNSCYAATVYSEAKQSFTYTEISECGTSVDKSLESGIEVANSCDFNESRKTSICRASTGSDISDESSTSSLSSAMYKPHKANDKRWEAIQAIRACDGMLEMRHFRLLKKLGRGDIGSVYLAELSGTRTSFAMKIMNKTELANRKKLVRAQTEREILQSLDHPFLPTLYTHFETETFSCLVMEFCPGGDLHALRQRQPGKYFSEHAVRFYVAEVLLALEYLHMLGIIYRDLKPENVLVREDGHIMLSDFDLSLRCTVSPTLVKSSNSILETKTSGYCTQPSCAEPTCSMQPDCIQPACFSPRFLSSKSKKGKKYKPKNDMHHQVTPLPELIAEPTNARSMSFVGTHEYLAPEIIKGEGHGSAVDWWTFGIFLYELLFGRTPFKGSANRATLFNVVGQPLRFPESPTVSFAARDLIRGLLVKEPQHRLAYRRGATEIKQHPFFQNVNWALIRCANPPEVPRLVKPTPVEMDPGLNPSGNYLDIDFF comes from the exons ATGGAGTCACCTGCAAATGGAGTAGTAGAGTCTTTATCAGAGGTTCAGAATTCAGTTTCTGTTGCACAGCAGCATGATCCTCCTTCTACATCCGGGACTCCCCGTCCTACGCGGCCTCCCTTAAGACCATCTCGGAATCATGTTCATGGGCCTTCTTCCATGCCCCATTCGGCCAGTCACCACCATAGTCACGGATCAAAGTCCATCATCCATCATCAAAACACCTATGTAGTTAATCAGAAGCATTCCTATTTGGAGGGTGAAAATGCGGACCATGAAGGATTGCCTTCAAAATCTTGCATCAAGCAATCATTTGACGATTCCAAGACTTGTGATTCAAGTGTCATATTCGAATCTGACATTGACACTTCCATCTCAGGTCCGTCAAGACGAGCCGTTGGTAATCACAGCAGGAGTTACTGCCCATCAGAGGTTACTTTTTATGCAAGTCCTCAGAATAGTTGCTATGCTGCTACTGTCTATTCGGAAGCTAAACAAAGTTTCACCTATACTGAAATTAGTGAGTGTGGTACTAGTGTTGATAAGTCACTAGAAAGTGGCATTGAGGTTGCGAATTCCTGTGATTTTAATGAGAGTAGGAAGACCAGCATCTGCAGGGCGAGTACTGGGAGCGATATCAGTGATGAGAGCAGCACCAGTAGCTTGAGTAGCGCTATGTATAAACCACATAAGGCGAATGATAAACGGTGGGAAGCAATTCAGGCCATCCGAGCGTGTGATGGTATGTTGGAGATGAGACATTTCAGGTTGTTGAAGAAATTGGGACGCGGAGACATTGGAAGTGTGTATCTAGCTGAACTGAGCGGCACGAGGACTTCTTTTGCCATGAAAATAATGAACAAGACAGAGCTAGCGAATCGCAAGAAGCTTGTGAGGGCTCAGACTGAGAGAGAGATATTGCAGTCCTTAGATCATCCTTTTCTGCCCACATTGTATACACATTTTGAGACTGAGACATTCTCCTGCTTGGTAATGGAGTTCTGCCCCGGTGGAGACTTGCATGCACTCAGGCAAAGGCAACCCGGGAAGTATTTCTCGGAGCACGCTGTCAG GTTTTATGTGGCAGAAGTTCTCCTTGCTTTGGAGTATTTACATATGCTTGGGATCATCTACAGAGACCTTAAACCCGAGAACGTGTTGGTGAGGGAAGATGGTCATATAATGCTGTCGGATTTCGACCTCTCTCTAAGGTGCACGGTCAGTCCAACTCTTGTAAAGTCATCAAACTCTATCTTGGAGACGAAGACCTCAGGATACTGCACTCAGCCTTCTTGCGCCGAACCGACTTGTTCAATGCAGCCAGACTGCATCCAACCGGCATGCTTCTCGCCTCGATTTCTTTCCAGCAAatccaagaaaggaaagaagtaCAAGCCAAAGAATGACATGCATCATCAGGTGACCCCTCTTCCGGAGCTTATTGCCGAGCCAACAAATGCCAGATCGATGTCCTTCGTTGGTACACACGAGTACTTGGCTCCTGAGATCATTAAGGGCGAAGGGCATGGCAGTGCTGTGGACTGGTGGACATTTGGGATATTCCTATACGAGCTCTTGTTTGGGCGGACACCCTTCAAGGGCTCGGCCAATCGAGCAACGCTGTTTAACGTTGTTGGCCAGCCCTTAAGGTTTCCAGAGTCTCCAACTGTCAGTTTTGCTGCCAGGGACTTGATTAGGGGCTTACTCGTGAAAGAGCCTCAGCATCGTCTTGCCTATAGACGTGGAGCCACCGAAATCAAACAGCATCCGTTCTTTCAGAATGTTAACTGGGCGCTGATCCGGTGCGCGAATCCTCCTGAGGTTCCACGACTCGTTAAACCAACCCCAGTTGAGATGGACCCTGGTTTGAACCCTTCTGGTAATTATTTAGACATTGATTTCTTTTGA
- the LOC107490046 gene encoding heterogeneous nuclear ribonucleoprotein 1 isoform X2, protein MKKTKNTSITTILNLFLEMVLALAQFVKHFGKYGEITDSVIMKDRKTGQPRGFGFITYADPSVVDKVIEDNHVINGKQVEIKRTIPRGAVGSKDFRTKKIFVGGIPSTVTEDEFRDFFTRYGEVKDHQIMRDHSTNRSRGFGFITFDSEEAVDDLLSMGNRIEFAGAQVEIKKAEPKKPNPPPTSSKRYNDSRSSYGGGYGDAYDGFGGSFGVGGYRSGGMYGGRSGAYGGYGSEFSGYGGYAGAMGPYRGDPSLGYAGRYGGGGFSRGYDLGGYGGASENYGAYGGAAAGGGSSAGGAYQTGYGAGLGGGYGGASGGSFYGSRGGYGAGRYHPYGR, encoded by the exons atgaagaagacgaagaaCACGAGCATCACCACAATTCTCAACCTCTTTCTGGAGATGGTGCTAGCCCTGG CCCAATTTGTGAAGCACTTTGGTAAATATGGTGAGATTACGGACTCTGTGATCATGAAGGACCGCAAAACCGGCCAGCCTCGTGGATTCGGGTTTATAACTTACGCTGATCCCTCTGTGGTTGATAAAGTCATTGAGGACAATCATGTTATCAATGGCAAACAG GTTGAGATTAAGCGCACGATACCAAGGGGAGCTGTTGGCTCTAAGGATTTTAGGACAAAGAAAATTTTTGTAGGTGGAATTCCTTCAACTGTGACTGAAG ATGAGTTTAGAGACTTTTTTACGCGCTATGGAGAAGTCAAGGATCACCAAATAATGAGGGACCACTCCACCAATCGTTCTCGAGGATTTGGGTTTATCACCTTTGACTCTGAGGAAGCTGTTGATGATCTGCTGTCCATGGGGAACAGGATTGAGTTTGCTGGAGCTCAG GTGGAAATCAAGAAGGCTGAACCAAAGAAGCCAAACCCACCACCTACGTCATCCAAGCGTTATAATGACTCAAGGTCTTCATATGGTGGTGGATACGGAGATGCTTATGATGGATTTGGTGGCAGCTTTGGTGTTGGTGGTTATCGGTCAGGTGGCATGTACGGTGGTAGGAGTGGTGCTTATGGTGGCTATGGAAGTGAATTCAGCGGGTATGGAGGATATGCCGGTGCAATGGGGCCCTACAGAGGAGATCCTTCCTTGGGATATGCTGGTCGTTACGGTGGTGGAGGCTTTAGCCGAGGCTATGATCTTGGCGGGTATGGTGGAGCTAGTGAGAATTATGGGGCATATGGCGGTGCTGCTGCTGGAGGTGGTTCTTCTGCTGGTGGTGCCTATCAAACTGGCTATGGTGCTGGACTAGGTGGCGGATATGGAGGGGCTAGCGGAGGCTCCTTTTATGGGAGTAGAGGAGGATATGGTGCTGGTCGATATCATCCTTATGGAAGGTAG
- the LOC107490046 gene encoding heterogeneous nuclear ribonucleoprotein 1 isoform X1 has translation MDSAGNEQFVGGGEPFSHREDEHELQHHRREDEEDEEHEHHHNSQPLSGDGASPGKIFIGGLARDTTVAQFVKHFGKYGEITDSVIMKDRKTGQPRGFGFITYADPSVVDKVIEDNHVINGKQVEIKRTIPRGAVGSKDFRTKKIFVGGIPSTVTEDEFRDFFTRYGEVKDHQIMRDHSTNRSRGFGFITFDSEEAVDDLLSMGNRIEFAGAQVEIKKAEPKKPNPPPTSSKRYNDSRSSYGGGYGDAYDGFGGSFGVGGYRSGGMYGGRSGAYGGYGSEFSGYGGYAGAMGPYRGDPSLGYAGRYGGGGFSRGYDLGGYGGASENYGAYGGAAAGGGSSAGGAYQTGYGAGLGGGYGGASGGSFYGSRGGYGAGRYHPYGR, from the exons ATGGACTCTGCCGGCAACGAACAATTCGTCGGTGGCGGAGAACCCTTCTCCCACAGAGAAGACGAACACGAACTCCAACACCAcagaagagaagatgaagaagacgaagaaCACGAGCATCACCACAATTCTCAACCTCTTTCTGGAGATGGTGCTAGCCCTGG AAAGATATTTATAGGTGGTTTAGCAAGAGATACGACCGTAG CCCAATTTGTGAAGCACTTTGGTAAATATGGTGAGATTACGGACTCTGTGATCATGAAGGACCGCAAAACCGGCCAGCCTCGTGGATTCGGGTTTATAACTTACGCTGATCCCTCTGTGGTTGATAAAGTCATTGAGGACAATCATGTTATCAATGGCAAACAG GTTGAGATTAAGCGCACGATACCAAGGGGAGCTGTTGGCTCTAAGGATTTTAGGACAAAGAAAATTTTTGTAGGTGGAATTCCTTCAACTGTGACTGAAG ATGAGTTTAGAGACTTTTTTACGCGCTATGGAGAAGTCAAGGATCACCAAATAATGAGGGACCACTCCACCAATCGTTCTCGAGGATTTGGGTTTATCACCTTTGACTCTGAGGAAGCTGTTGATGATCTGCTGTCCATGGGGAACAGGATTGAGTTTGCTGGAGCTCAG GTGGAAATCAAGAAGGCTGAACCAAAGAAGCCAAACCCACCACCTACGTCATCCAAGCGTTATAATGACTCAAGGTCTTCATATGGTGGTGGATACGGAGATGCTTATGATGGATTTGGTGGCAGCTTTGGTGTTGGTGGTTATCGGTCAGGTGGCATGTACGGTGGTAGGAGTGGTGCTTATGGTGGCTATGGAAGTGAATTCAGCGGGTATGGAGGATATGCCGGTGCAATGGGGCCCTACAGAGGAGATCCTTCCTTGGGATATGCTGGTCGTTACGGTGGTGGAGGCTTTAGCCGAGGCTATGATCTTGGCGGGTATGGTGGAGCTAGTGAGAATTATGGGGCATATGGCGGTGCTGCTGCTGGAGGTGGTTCTTCTGCTGGTGGTGCCTATCAAACTGGCTATGGTGCTGGACTAGGTGGCGGATATGGAGGGGCTAGCGGAGGCTCCTTTTATGGGAGTAGAGGAGGATATGGTGCTGGTCGATATCATCCTTATGGAAGGTAG